Proteins encoded together in one Mycobacterium noviomagense window:
- a CDS encoding universal stress protein, producing the protein MTAYQTVVVGTDGSESSLRAVERAGEIAAESNAKLIIATGYSPPKEDPRAADVLREESYLVSGAAPIYEMLRDARDRAKAAGAKDIEDRPIQDAPVQALVDLAEEVGADLLVVGNVGLNARSAIVGRVFSIPGALASKAKIDVLIVHTTG; encoded by the coding sequence ATGACGGCCTATCAGACTGTGGTGGTCGGCACTGATGGCTCGGAGTCGTCACTGCGTGCTGTCGAGCGCGCGGGCGAGATTGCTGCCGAGTCGAACGCCAAGCTCATCATTGCGACCGGCTACTCTCCGCCCAAAGAGGACCCGCGCGCGGCCGATGTCCTGCGCGAGGAAAGCTACCTGGTGAGCGGCGCCGCGCCGATCTACGAGATGTTGCGCGATGCCCGCGATCGCGCCAAGGCGGCGGGGGCCAAAGACATCGAGGACCGGCCGATTCAAGATGCTCCGGTCCAGGCGCTCGTGGACCTGGCCGAGGAGGTCGGGGCCGATCTGCTGGTGGTCGGCAATGTGGGGCTCAACGCGCGATCGGCGATCGTCGGACGGGTGTTCTCGATCCCCGGGGCTCTGGCCAGTAAGGCCAAGATCGATGTGCTGATCGTCCACACCACCGGCTGA
- a CDS encoding serine hydrolase domain-containing protein: MAFAVAGVLLVLAAAPSSGYVEHPAVGDVAQATQTPAAAPTNAAPPAVVHETQAPDAAPTPDFPAVSKLMNDAVAAQRLPGAVVVVGHAGEVVFRRAYGSRKLAGEPGLDGSPAPAEPMTEDTIFDIASLTKCLATATAIMQLYEQGKVAVDDPVQKYLPDFNTGNDPQRAQVTVRMLLTQTSGEAVDVNLADPWGLERADKSEGIHRALTAPLQSSPGMGFRYSDINYILLGALLEKVTGEPEDVYVQRNVFAPLGMRESRYLPPTKACGPHKIRGAAIAWAPAGRMRGPCPAGTWSVSLLSRIAPTARDEENRADPGKNPDYDALLRGTVHDPTARRMGGVAGHAGVFSTAHDVGIYAQALLDRLAGRPSNFPLTQATLELMTTPEQPGHTPGQVDAANQADRSRLHYPAINGQNLFGFGWDIDTAYSMPRGRIFPVGSFGNTGFTGTSLWMDPGSDTYVILLSNAIHVRGSTPITDLRGAVATAAAQALRLYGSGG; encoded by the coding sequence ATGGCCTTTGCTGTTGCAGGTGTCTTGCTTGTATTGGCCGCGGCGCCTTCCAGTGGCTATGTTGAGCACCCAGCGGTAGGCGATGTCGCGCAGGCCACGCAGACGCCGGCCGCGGCACCCACCAATGCAGCGCCCCCGGCGGTCGTGCACGAAACCCAGGCGCCAGACGCGGCTCCCACGCCTGACTTCCCGGCCGTGTCCAAGCTGATGAACGATGCTGTTGCGGCACAACGGCTGCCAGGCGCTGTGGTGGTGGTTGGGCACGCCGGCGAGGTCGTCTTCCGTCGGGCGTATGGCTCGCGCAAGCTTGCCGGCGAACCGGGTCTCGACGGCTCGCCGGCACCGGCGGAGCCGATGACCGAGGACACCATCTTCGATATCGCGTCGTTGACCAAGTGCCTCGCAACGGCGACCGCGATCATGCAGCTATACGAACAAGGCAAGGTTGCCGTCGACGATCCCGTGCAGAAGTATTTGCCTGACTTCAACACGGGCAACGATCCCCAGCGGGCGCAGGTGACGGTTCGCATGTTGCTGACGCAGACGTCAGGTGAAGCGGTCGACGTCAACCTCGCAGATCCCTGGGGACTGGAGCGAGCCGACAAATCAGAAGGCATTCACCGCGCGCTCACTGCGCCGTTGCAGTCAAGTCCCGGTATGGGTTTCCGCTACTCCGACATCAACTACATTCTGCTGGGCGCGCTGCTCGAGAAAGTTACCGGTGAGCCGGAAGACGTCTACGTGCAGCGCAATGTCTTTGCGCCGCTTGGGATGCGCGAGAGTCGCTATCTTCCGCCGACCAAAGCGTGTGGTCCGCACAAGATCAGAGGGGCGGCGATTGCCTGGGCTCCCGCCGGGCGAATGCGGGGGCCTTGTCCCGCGGGGACGTGGAGCGTAAGTCTGTTGTCGCGCATCGCACCGACGGCACGTGATGAGGAAAACAGAGCCGATCCGGGCAAGAATCCCGATTACGATGCGCTGCTTCGGGGTACGGTGCATGACCCCACGGCGCGCCGCATGGGGGGAGTGGCCGGGCATGCCGGTGTGTTCTCGACGGCGCACGATGTCGGCATCTATGCGCAGGCGCTGCTTGATCGGCTTGCGGGTCGCCCGAGCAACTTTCCTCTGACACAAGCGACTTTGGAGTTGATGACGACTCCGGAGCAGCCCGGACATACACCCGGCCAAGTCGATGCAGCCAACCAGGCGGACCGAAGCAGGCTCCACTATCCAGCGATCAACGGACAGAACCTGTTCGGCTTCGGCTGGGATATCGACACGGCCTACTCGATGCCGCGAGGCCGGATCTTTCCCGTCGGAAGCTTTGGCAACACCGGCTTTACCGGGACCTCGCTGTGGATGGACCCAGGCTCCGATACCTATGTCATTCTGCTGTCGAACGCCATCCACGTGCGGGGCAGCACACCGATCACCGATCTGCGTGGCGCAGTCGCGACGGCGGCAGCCCAAGCCTTGCGTCTGTACGGCAGTGGTGGGTAG
- a CDS encoding helix-turn-helix domain-containing protein, whose amino-acid sequence MADSVFYDLTDTPEEAANLTARGMLMIAIEQRIKEEGWTQSEAARRLHVSQPRISDLVNGKINKFSLDALVNMLAPVGLTLDVRPIEYPPVRTPKKLNRDRSTIANSRRRKALSSG is encoded by the coding sequence ATGGCTGACAGCGTGTTTTACGACCTGACTGACACTCCAGAGGAGGCGGCCAACCTGACCGCGCGCGGCATGCTGATGATCGCTATCGAACAGCGAATCAAAGAAGAAGGTTGGACACAGAGCGAGGCTGCCAGGCGTCTTCATGTGAGCCAGCCCCGCATTTCGGATCTGGTGAACGGAAAGATCAACAAGTTCAGCCTCGACGCGCTGGTCAACATGCTCGCGCCAGTCGGCCTGACATTGGATGTCCGACCGATCGAATATCCGCCGGTGCGGACGCCGAAGAAGCTCAATCGCGATCGTTCCACAATCGCCAATTCCAGAAGGCGTAAGGCGCTCAGTTCGGGCTGA
- a CDS encoding type II toxin-antitoxin system VapB family antitoxin → MALNIKDSSIHEKVQQIARITGESQAQAVATAVNERLTRLQKDDLALRLLAIGHKTASRMSPEAERVDHAALLYDERGLPA, encoded by the coding sequence ATGGCGCTGAACATCAAAGATTCGTCTATTCACGAGAAGGTCCAGCAAATCGCGAGGATCACAGGGGAGTCGCAAGCGCAAGCAGTAGCCACTGCGGTCAACGAGCGTTTGACCAGACTGCAAAAAGACGATCTTGCGCTGCGGCTGTTGGCCATCGGCCATAAGACCGCCAGCCGTATGAGCCCGGAGGCCGAGCGGGTGGACCATGCAGCGTTGCTGTATGACGAACGCGGGCTACCTGCGTGA
- a CDS encoding type II toxin-antitoxin system VapC family toxin gives MIADTSAIIAILTGEDDAAVYAQAIADADVRRLSAATYLECGIVLDLQRDPIISRGLEELLQEGQFVVEPVTERQARLARQAYADFGEGSGHPAGLNFSGCFSYALALDLREPLLWKGDDFGHTGIPSALHG, from the coding sequence GTGATCGCCGACACGTCGGCGATCATCGCGATACTTACCGGAGAGGACGATGCTGCGGTCTACGCTCAGGCCATTGCTGACGCAGATGTAAGAAGACTTTCCGCGGCAACCTATCTCGAATGCGGGATCGTACTCGACTTGCAGCGCGATCCGATTATCAGCAGAGGTTTGGAGGAGCTTCTGCAGGAGGGCCAGTTCGTGGTCGAGCCGGTGACCGAGCGTCAGGCCCGCCTGGCGCGACAGGCCTACGCGGATTTCGGCGAAGGCAGCGGCCACCCGGCTGGCTTGAACTTCAGTGGATGCTTCTCATACGCGCTGGCGCTCGACCTACGTGAGCCGCTGCTGTGGAAAGGTGACGATTTCGGGCACACCGGGATCCCATCCGCCCTGCACGGATGA
- a CDS encoding TVP38/TMEM64 family protein — MVDNDGSPPTSRRRHIVRLAVFVAFLIGMFYLVAVRRVIDVEEVRRWVSATGPAAPLTYVVVSAVLGALFVPGPILAAGSGFLFGPLLGIVVTLGATVGSAVVASLIGRRAGRDSVRVLLGTQRADRIDALIERGGLWAVVGQRFVPGISDALASYAFGAFGVPLWQMAVGAFIGSVPRAFVYTSLGASIADRSPALAYAAIAVWCATTIVGVFAARRGYQKWRGQASRAEESGHTVDHHDRS, encoded by the coding sequence ATGGTCGACAACGACGGTTCCCCACCGACATCGCGACGACGCCACATTGTGCGGCTCGCGGTGTTCGTCGCCTTCCTTATCGGAATGTTCTATCTGGTAGCCGTCAGGCGGGTCATCGATGTCGAGGAGGTGCGGCGCTGGGTCTCGGCGACGGGGCCGGCGGCGCCGTTGACCTACGTCGTGGTGTCGGCCGTCCTCGGCGCGTTGTTTGTGCCGGGCCCGATTCTTGCCGCTGGCAGCGGCTTTCTGTTCGGCCCGTTGCTGGGCATCGTCGTGACGTTGGGTGCGACGGTGGGGTCCGCGGTGGTCGCGAGCCTGATCGGCCGTCGGGCCGGCCGAGACAGCGTGCGGGTTCTGCTGGGTACTCAACGCGCCGACCGCATCGACGCGCTGATCGAACGAGGCGGATTGTGGGCGGTCGTCGGTCAACGCTTCGTTCCCGGCATCTCGGATGCGCTCGCGTCTTATGCGTTCGGGGCGTTCGGAGTTCCGTTGTGGCAGATGGCCGTCGGCGCGTTCATCGGTTCGGTGCCGCGCGCGTTCGTCTACACCTCGCTCGGCGCATCGATCGCGGACCGCTCGCCTGCGCTCGCCTACGCAGCGATTGCGGTGTGGTGCGCGACCACCATTGTCGGCGTGTTCGCCGCGCGGCGCGGATATCAGAAGTGGCGTGGGCAGGCCAGCCGCGCTGAGGAGAGCGGCCACACCGTCGACCACCATGACCGCAGCTGA
- a CDS encoding class I SAM-dependent methyltransferase, with protein MARTENDTWEITESVGATALGVAASRAAETESENPLIRDPFARVFLDAAGDGVWNWHLAPELPAEVVEAEPDLPLHMRSMVDYMACRTAFFDAFFVDATRAGIRQAVILAAGLDARSWRLPWPDGTTVFELDQPRVLEFKSSTLRNHGAEPTCNRVEVPVDLRQDWPEALRQAGFDASAPSAWSAEGLLPYLPAAAQDLLFERVQSLTVTGSRIAVEALGPNFMAPETRATRRARMDRVRALMAKADPQREVPRTDELWYFEEREDVGEWLRRHGWDVTVTPSPELMAGYGRKPPKEVEDGVPQNLFVSAQRTR; from the coding sequence GTGGCGAGAACCGAGAACGACACCTGGGAGATCACCGAGAGTGTGGGTGCGACGGCGCTCGGCGTGGCCGCGTCCCGCGCGGCGGAAACCGAGAGCGAGAACCCGCTCATCCGTGATCCGTTCGCGCGGGTTTTCCTCGACGCCGCCGGCGACGGAGTGTGGAACTGGCACCTCGCTCCTGAGCTGCCCGCGGAGGTCGTCGAAGCCGAACCCGATTTGCCCCTGCACATGCGGTCGATGGTCGACTATATGGCTTGCCGCACCGCGTTTTTCGACGCCTTCTTCGTCGACGCCACGCGCGCGGGCATCCGTCAGGCGGTGATCTTGGCGGCCGGCCTGGACGCGCGCTCGTGGCGGTTGCCGTGGCCCGACGGCACCACGGTCTTCGAGCTCGACCAGCCCAGGGTCTTGGAGTTCAAGTCCTCGACATTGCGGAACCACGGCGCCGAGCCGACGTGCAACCGGGTCGAGGTTCCCGTGGACCTGCGTCAGGACTGGCCAGAGGCATTGCGGCAGGCCGGTTTTGACGCCTCGGCACCAAGCGCATGGTCAGCTGAGGGACTGCTGCCGTATCTGCCAGCAGCGGCCCAAGACCTGCTGTTCGAACGGGTGCAGAGCCTGACCGTAACCGGTAGCCGGATCGCTGTCGAGGCGCTGGGGCCGAACTTCATGGCCCCCGAGACCCGCGCAACGCGGCGTGCGCGGATGGACCGGGTGCGGGCGTTGATGGCCAAGGCCGACCCGCAGCGCGAGGTGCCCCGCACCGATGAGCTGTGGTACTTCGAGGAACGCGAAGACGTCGGCGAGTGGTTGCGCCGCCACGGCTGGGACGTGACGGTCACGCCCTCACCGGAGCTGATGGCCGGCTACGGCCGCAAGCCCCCGAAAGAGGTCGAGGACGGCGTGCCGCAGAACCTGTTCGTCTCCGCCCAGCGCACACGGTAA
- a CDS encoding YdeI/OmpD-associated family protein: MSNKVSGGVVHKLPADLREALIANSTALAAWNDITPLARNEFICWVEDAKQEKTRQRRIRRTQEELEEGMRRPCCWPGCKHRERTGKP, from the coding sequence GTGAGCAATAAAGTCTCCGGCGGGGTCGTGCACAAGCTGCCCGCAGACCTGCGCGAGGCGCTGATCGCCAACTCCACGGCACTGGCCGCCTGGAACGACATCACCCCCTTGGCCCGCAACGAGTTCATCTGCTGGGTCGAGGACGCCAAGCAGGAGAAGACGCGACAACGCCGCATTCGCCGGACCCAAGAGGAACTGGAAGAAGGCATGCGCCGACCGTGCTGCTGGCCGGGGTGCAAGCATCGGGAGCGCACCGGCAAGCCTTGA
- a CDS encoding SDR family NAD(P)-dependent oxidoreductase: protein MTLPSPSAGSVAVVTGASSGIGEEFARQLVARGYRVVVTARREDRLQKLCAELGGDQHAVAVGTDLAVPQDRDRLAERIDELGAQVDILVNNAGLGIYTKFGAEGRDKELQMLRVDVEAVVDLMLRYLPGMVDRGRGAIINLSSVTGFQPAPYNAGYAAAKAYVLWLSEAVHAEVADSGVTVTAVCPGPVPTEFQAANDADFLVSRMPSFAQVPPERVVADALKAAERGRASVVPGAPHVRAFLESSRFIPAPLAVPVVARMYKR, encoded by the coding sequence ATGACACTTCCGTCGCCATCGGCCGGGTCGGTCGCCGTGGTCACCGGCGCATCGTCAGGCATCGGCGAAGAATTCGCCCGTCAACTCGTGGCCCGCGGTTACCGCGTCGTCGTCACTGCCCGCCGGGAAGACCGGCTGCAGAAGTTGTGTGCCGAACTCGGCGGCGACCAGCACGCCGTCGCGGTCGGTACCGATCTGGCTGTCCCGCAAGACCGCGACCGGCTGGCCGAACGAATCGACGAGCTGGGCGCTCAAGTCGACATCCTCGTCAACAATGCCGGCCTTGGTATCTACACCAAGTTCGGTGCCGAAGGCCGCGACAAAGAACTGCAGATGCTGCGCGTCGACGTCGAGGCGGTGGTGGACCTGATGCTGCGCTACCTGCCCGGCATGGTCGATCGGGGTCGCGGCGCGATCATCAACCTGTCATCGGTGACGGGATTCCAGCCGGCCCCGTACAACGCCGGCTATGCCGCCGCCAAAGCGTATGTGCTGTGGTTGTCGGAGGCGGTGCATGCCGAAGTCGCTGACAGCGGTGTGACGGTCACCGCCGTCTGCCCCGGGCCGGTGCCGACGGAGTTTCAGGCGGCCAACGACGCCGATTTCTTGGTCAGCCGGATGCCGTCATTCGCGCAGGTTCCCCCCGAACGGGTCGTCGCCGATGCGCTGAAAGCCGCCGAGCGTGGTCGCGCATCGGTAGTGCCGGGAGCGCCACACGTGCGAGCGTTCCTGGAATCCTCCCGATTCATACCGGCTCCTTTGGCGGTACCGGTCGTGGCCCGCATGTACAAGCGGTAA
- the recD gene encoding exodeoxyribonuclease V subunit alpha has product MSVVETEVAISATGVLRTFSQAGVLEFSDVHVAQRLCELGGEPDERVALAVALLVRALRGGSVCLDLSTLAAAIDIDGVSWPDAAEWLAAVRASKLLSDPPVLHLYDDRLLYLDQYWREEEQVCDDLLALLESKQTVEVPAFERLFPPGYEEQRQAAEIALSQSVTVLTGGPGTGKTTTVARLLALLAEQTELAGSSRPRIALAAPTGKAAARLQEAVAVEVAELDSADQTRLGELQAMTVHRLLHMRPGSSSRFRHHRGNRLPHDVIVVDETSMVSLTLMARLLEAVRPEARLILVGDADQLASVEAGAVLADLVDGLSARDDVRVAELRTVHRFGKSIGSLADAIRVGDADGAVALLRSGDDHIEFIEDDDPSERLRCVVVAHALRVREAALLGAADEALATLGEHRLLCAHRQGPYGVQHWNRQVEKWLSHETGQPPWSEWYAGRPLIVTANDYGLRVYNGDTGVVVAGSDGLRAVIAGATGPLDFASSRLSDVETMHALTIHKSQGSQAAEVTVLLPQEDSPLLTRELFYTAVTRAKRKVRVVGSDAAVRTAIGRRAVRASGLARRLHASA; this is encoded by the coding sequence ATGAGCGTCGTCGAGACCGAAGTCGCCATCAGCGCAACCGGTGTGCTGCGCACGTTCAGCCAGGCGGGTGTTCTCGAGTTTTCGGATGTGCACGTGGCGCAGCGGCTCTGCGAGCTGGGCGGCGAACCCGACGAGCGGGTGGCCTTGGCGGTCGCGCTGCTGGTGCGGGCGCTGCGGGGCGGCTCGGTGTGCCTCGATTTGTCGACGCTCGCCGCCGCGATCGACATTGACGGCGTCTCGTGGCCGGACGCAGCGGAGTGGCTGGCGGCAGTGCGGGCAAGCAAGCTACTCAGCGACCCGCCGGTGCTGCATCTCTACGACGACAGGCTGCTGTACCTGGACCAGTACTGGCGCGAAGAAGAGCAGGTGTGCGACGACCTGCTGGCGTTGCTGGAGTCCAAGCAGACAGTCGAAGTGCCCGCCTTCGAGCGACTTTTCCCGCCCGGGTACGAAGAACAGCGGCAGGCAGCGGAAATCGCGTTGTCACAATCCGTGACCGTATTGACCGGTGGCCCGGGCACAGGCAAGACCACCACGGTCGCGCGGCTGCTGGCACTGCTGGCGGAGCAGACGGAGCTCGCGGGGTCGTCGCGGCCGCGAATTGCGTTGGCGGCGCCGACGGGCAAAGCGGCGGCGCGACTGCAAGAGGCGGTGGCGGTCGAGGTGGCCGAGCTCGACTCCGCCGATCAGACGCGGCTGGGTGAGCTGCAGGCAATGACAGTGCACCGGCTGTTGCACATGCGGCCGGGATCGTCGTCGAGATTTCGGCACCATCGCGGAAACCGGTTGCCGCACGACGTGATTGTGGTCGACGAGACGTCGATGGTGTCGCTGACGCTCATGGCGCGGCTGCTGGAGGCGGTGCGCCCCGAGGCGCGACTGATCCTGGTCGGCGATGCCGATCAGCTGGCCTCGGTGGAAGCCGGTGCGGTCCTGGCCGATTTGGTGGACGGGCTGTCAGCCCGTGATGACGTACGGGTGGCGGAGCTGAGGACCGTGCACCGGTTCGGCAAGTCGATCGGCTCCTTGGCCGATGCCATCCGGGTCGGTGACGCCGATGGTGCAGTGGCGTTGTTGCGGTCGGGCGACGACCACATCGAGTTCATCGAGGACGATGACCCGAGCGAACGTTTGCGTTGTGTCGTGGTGGCACATGCACTTCGGGTGCGCGAGGCGGCGCTGTTAGGAGCCGCCGACGAGGCGCTGGCGACGCTGGGCGAACATCGGCTGTTGTGTGCGCACCGGCAGGGTCCATACGGCGTGCAGCACTGGAACAGGCAGGTCGAGAAGTGGCTTTCCCACGAGACGGGTCAGCCGCCGTGGTCGGAGTGGTATGCGGGGCGGCCCCTGATCGTGACGGCGAACGACTACGGGTTGCGGGTCTACAACGGCGACACCGGCGTGGTTGTCGCCGGATCGGACGGGTTGAGGGCGGTGATCGCGGGCGCCACGGGGCCGCTCGACTTTGCGAGCAGCCGACTCAGCGACGTCGAGACCATGCACGCGTTGACGATCCACAAATCCCAGGGCAGCCAAGCTGCTGAAGTGACTGTGCTTCTGCCGCAGGAGGATTCGCCGCTGTTGACCCGGGAATTGTTCTATACCGCGGTGACTCGCGCCAAGCGAAAGGTGCGAGTTGTCGGGTCCGACGCCGCGGTGCGGACTGCGATCGGGCGGCGGGCAGTGCGGGCAAGCGGATTGGCCCGGCGGTTGCACGCTTCTGCCTGA